The following proteins are co-located in the Trichormus variabilis 0441 genome:
- a CDS encoding NAD(P)H-quinone oxidoreductase subunit F, which yields MNQFLFATSWCVPFYSLLGALLTLPWGIGIVRRTGPRPAAYFNLLTTIVGFAHSLWVFKDIWSREQENLVITWFQAADLNLSFALELSPVSMGATVLITGLSLLAQIYALGYMEKDWSLARFFGLLGFFEAALSGLAISDSLFLSYGLLEILTLSTYLLVGFWYAQPLVVTAARDAFWTKRVGDLLLLMAVVTLSTLAGSLNFSDLYEWVQTANLDPVAATLLCLGLIAGPAGKCAQFPLHLWLDEAMEGPNPASVMRNSLVVAGGAYLLYKLQPILILSPVVLNALIIIGGVTAIGASLVSIAQTDIKRALSHSTSAYMGLVFLAVGLEQGGVALMLLLTHAIAKALLFMSSGSIIFTTHSQDLTEMGGLWSRMPATTTAFVVGSAGMVTLLPLGSFWAMLSWADGLVRVSPWVIGVLILVNGLTALNLTRVFRLAFWGQPQQKTRRAPEVGWTMAFPMVTLTILTLLLPLMLQQWYLLPAWESIDWYVVLVLVSSTVAGVVIGSTIHLHKAWSRSTVLAWRLVQDLLGYDFYIDRIYRLTIVSAVALLSKISAWSDRYLVDGLVNLVGFATIFGGQGLKYSISGQSQGYMLTILAVVGALGFFISWSLGLLDKLPF from the coding sequence ATGAATCAGTTTCTATTTGCAACAAGTTGGTGTGTGCCTTTTTACAGCTTGCTAGGCGCACTGTTGACATTACCTTGGGGAATAGGAATAGTTCGACGTACTGGGCCTAGGCCTGCGGCGTATTTTAACTTGTTGACTACCATTGTGGGCTTTGCTCATAGCCTATGGGTATTTAAGGATATTTGGAGCAGAGAACAAGAAAATTTAGTGATTACTTGGTTTCAAGCTGCGGATTTAAACTTATCCTTTGCGTTGGAACTCTCACCTGTCAGTATGGGAGCGACTGTATTAATCACAGGGCTGAGTCTGTTAGCGCAAATTTATGCCTTGGGTTACATGGAGAAAGATTGGTCATTGGCGCGTTTTTTCGGTTTGCTTGGCTTTTTTGAAGCAGCACTGAGCGGTTTAGCTATTAGCGACTCTTTATTTCTCAGCTATGGACTATTGGAAATATTGACGCTTTCCACTTACTTGCTTGTAGGATTTTGGTACGCTCAACCGCTAGTGGTAACGGCTGCAAGGGATGCCTTTTGGACAAAGCGCGTGGGTGACTTGTTGCTGTTGATGGCTGTGGTCACACTTTCCACCTTGGCGGGTAGTTTGAACTTTTCGGATTTATATGAGTGGGTACAAACTGCGAATTTAGACCCCGTAGCTGCAACATTATTGTGTTTAGGGTTGATTGCGGGACCGGCTGGTAAATGCGCTCAGTTCCCCTTGCATCTGTGGTTGGATGAGGCCATGGAAGGGCCTAACCCAGCGTCTGTGATGCGGAACTCACTGGTGGTTGCTGGTGGTGCTTATCTACTATACAAACTGCAACCAATTTTAATTCTGTCACCAGTGGTGTTGAATGCCTTGATTATCATCGGTGGAGTGACAGCAATTGGTGCTAGTTTAGTTTCTATTGCTCAGACTGATATTAAGCGGGCGTTGTCTCATTCCACCAGTGCATATATGGGACTGGTATTTCTGGCGGTGGGTTTAGAACAGGGTGGTGTAGCTTTGATGCTATTGTTGACCCATGCGATCGCCAAAGCATTACTATTTATGAGTTCTGGATCTATCATATTCACTACCCATAGTCAAGACTTGACAGAAATGGGTGGTTTATGGTCGCGGATGCCAGCCACTACTACTGCCTTTGTGGTTGGTTCCGCCGGGATGGTGACACTCTTACCATTAGGTAGCTTTTGGGCAATGTTGTCTTGGGCTGACGGTTTGGTAAGAGTTAGCCCTTGGGTAATTGGAGTTTTAATTCTCGTCAATGGTTTGACGGCTTTAAACTTGACGCGAGTATTTAGACTGGCATTTTGGGGTCAACCGCAACAAAAGACCCGCCGTGCGCCAGAAGTTGGCTGGACAATGGCTTTCCCAATGGTGACATTGACAATACTGACTTTATTATTACCCCTGATGCTACAGCAGTGGTACTTGTTACCAGCTTGGGAAAGTATTGACTGGTACGTTGTTTTAGTTTTGGTTTCCTCTACGGTGGCTGGTGTAGTGATTGGGTCAACGATTCATTTACACAAAGCTTGGTCTCGTTCTACAGTCCTGGCTTGGAGATTGGTACAGGATTTATTGGGTTACGACTTCTACATTGATCGCATTTATCGCCTGACAATAGTGAGTGCAGTAGCTTTATTGTCGAAGATTTCGGCTTGGAGCGATCGCTATTTAGTTGATGGTTTAGTGAACTTAGTAGGCTTTGCTACCATTTTCGGTGGGCAAGGCTTGAAGTATAGCATCTCTGGTCAATCCCAAGGATATATGTTGACTATCCTCGCCGTAGTTGGTGCTTTAGGCTTTTTCATTAGCTGGTCATTGGGCTTACTGGATAAATTGCCTTTTTAG
- a CDS encoding NADH-quinone oxidoreductase subunit M: protein MLSVLIFAPLLGALLIGIFPSGINGRISRNVALISASVTFLWSVILASQFQTGEVNQQFSEFLPWIDSLGLSYNLGVDGLSLPLLVLNGLLTAIAIYSSDESLQRPKFYYSLILVLSTGVAGAFLAQDLLLFFLFYELELIPLYLLIAIWGGARRGYAATKFLIYTAFSGILILASFLGLVWLSGSGSFALSTLNAQSLPLATQLLLLAGILVGFGIKMPLVPFHTWLPDAHVEASTPISVLLAGVLLKLGTYGLLRFGMNLLPTAWNYLAPWLAVWAVVSVLYGSSCAIAQTDMKKMVAYSSIGHMGYVLLAAAAATPLSTLGAVMQMISHGLISALLFLLVGVVYKKAGSRDLDVLRGLLNPERGMPVIGTLMIVGVMASAGTPGMVGFISEFIIFRGSFAVFPVQTLLSMIGTGLTAVYFLILVNKAFFGRLSAQVMNLPRIYWSDRAPAFILAVLIVIFGIQPSWLARWTEPTITAMFSVEGTVATVSLDKVKGKS, encoded by the coding sequence ATGCTTAGTGTCTTGATCTTTGCCCCATTATTGGGTGCGCTGCTAATTGGTATATTCCCGTCTGGTATTAATGGGAGAATTTCCCGTAATGTGGCATTGATTTCTGCCAGTGTAACTTTTCTGTGGTCGGTGATACTAGCTAGCCAGTTTCAAACAGGAGAAGTTAACCAGCAGTTTAGTGAGTTCTTACCTTGGATAGATTCCTTAGGATTGAGTTATAATCTTGGTGTGGATGGTCTATCTTTGCCGTTGCTGGTGTTGAATGGATTATTAACTGCCATTGCCATTTACAGCAGCGATGAATCCTTGCAACGTCCTAAGTTTTATTATTCATTGATATTGGTGTTGAGTACTGGGGTAGCAGGAGCCTTTCTGGCGCAAGATTTACTGCTATTCTTCTTGTTTTATGAACTAGAACTCATTCCCCTGTATCTCTTAATTGCTATTTGGGGTGGTGCCAGACGGGGTTATGCAGCTACGAAATTCTTGATTTACACTGCTTTTTCAGGAATTTTGATTTTAGCCAGTTTCTTGGGCTTGGTTTGGTTGAGTGGATCTGGTAGCTTTGCACTATCAACCTTAAATGCTCAGTCTCTACCTTTAGCAACTCAACTGCTACTTCTAGCGGGGATTTTAGTAGGTTTCGGCATCAAAATGCCCTTAGTTCCTTTTCATACTTGGTTACCAGATGCACACGTTGAAGCCTCTACACCGATTTCTGTGTTGCTGGCTGGTGTGCTGTTGAAGTTGGGAACTTATGGCTTATTGCGATTTGGCATGAACTTGTTACCAACAGCCTGGAATTATTTAGCACCTTGGTTGGCGGTTTGGGCAGTGGTGAGTGTGTTGTATGGTTCGTCATGTGCGATCGCGCAAACAGACATGAAAAAAATGGTAGCCTACAGTTCAATAGGACATATGGGCTATGTGTTGTTAGCGGCGGCGGCGGCTACACCATTAAGCACCTTGGGTGCTGTTATGCAGATGATTAGCCACGGTTTAATTTCGGCACTGCTGTTTTTGTTGGTGGGGGTTGTGTATAAAAAAGCAGGTAGCCGCGATTTAGATGTACTCCGAGGTTTGTTGAACCCAGAACGGGGTATGCCTGTAATTGGTACTTTGATGATTGTCGGCGTGATGGCTAGCGCCGGAACTCCGGGGATGGTGGGATTTATCTCCGAATTTATTATATTTCGGGGTTCCTTTGCGGTTTTTCCAGTGCAAACCCTGTTGTCGATGATTGGCACTGGGTTAACGGCGGTTTACTTCTTAATTCTCGTTAATAAAGCATTTTTTGGGCGCTTATCGGCCCAGGTTATGAATTTACCACGGATTTATTGGAGCGATCGCGCTCCTGCTTTTATCTTAGCGGTGCTAATTGTGATTTTTGGTATCCAACCTTCTTGGTTAGCCCGTTGGACTGAACCTACCATTACAGCTATGTTTAGTGTTGAAGGTACGGTGGCAACAGTCTCTTTAGATAAAGTAAAGGGTAAAAGTTAA
- a CDS encoding EutN/CcmL family microcompartment protein yields the protein MQIAKVRGTVVSTQKDPSLRGVKLLLLQLVDEEGNLLQKYEVAADNSVGAGFDEWVLISRGSAARQLLGNEQRPVDAAVVAIIDTIHVEDRLIYSKKDQYR from the coding sequence ATGCAAATTGCTAAAGTTCGTGGCACAGTAGTTAGCACCCAAAAAGATCCAAGTCTTAGGGGTGTAAAACTACTGTTGTTGCAATTAGTAGATGAAGAAGGAAACCTCCTCCAAAAATACGAGGTAGCCGCAGATAATAGCGTAGGTGCAGGATTTGACGAATGGGTACTGATTAGCCGTGGTAGTGCGGCACGTCAATTACTTGGTAATGAGCAACGTCCTGTGGATGCGGCAGTAGTGGCGATAATTGATACTATTCACGTTGAAGATCGTCTGATTTACAGCAAAAAAGACCAATATAGATAG
- a CDS encoding ribulose bisphosphate carboxylase small subunit — MAVRSTAAPPTPWSRSLAEAQIHESAFVHPFSNIIGDVHIGANVIIAPGTSIRADEGTPFHIGENTNIQDGVVIHGLEQGRVVGDDNQEYSVWVGSSASLTHMALIHGPAYVGDNSFIGFRSTVFNAKVGAGCIVMMHALIKDVEVPPGKYVPSGAIITNQKQADRLPDVQPQDRDFAHHVIGINQALRAGYLCAADSKCIAPLRNDQVKSYTSNTVIGLERSSEVASNSLGAETIEQVRYLLEQGYKIGTEHVDQRRFRTGSWTSCQPIEGRSVGDALAALEACLADHSGEYVRLFGIDPKGKRRVLETIIQRPDGVVAGSTSFKAPASNTNGNGSYHSNGNGNGYSNGAASGKVSAETVDQIRQLLAGGYKIGTEHVDERRFRTGSWNSCKPIEANSPGEVVAALEECIDSHQGEYIRLIGIDPKAKRRVLESIIQRPNGQVAPSTSSPRTVVSASSASSGTATATATRLSTEVVDQVRQILGGGYKLSIEHVDQRRFRTGSWTSTGAISATSEREAIAVIEASLSEFAGEYVRLIGIDPKAKRRVLETIIQRP; from the coding sequence ATGGCAGTCCGCAGCACGGCGGCACCCCCAACCCCGTGGTCGAGGAGTTTAGCTGAAGCCCAAATCCATGAAAGCGCCTTTGTACATCCGTTTTCTAACATTATTGGGGATGTTCATATCGGTGCAAATGTCATCATTGCTCCAGGGACTTCAATCAGAGCCGATGAAGGTACACCCTTTCATATTGGTGAAAATACCAATATTCAAGACGGTGTAGTGATTCACGGTTTAGAGCAAGGTAGAGTCGTTGGTGATGACAACCAAGAATACTCCGTTTGGGTGGGTAGCAGCGCTTCCTTGACACATATGGCGTTGATTCATGGCCCTGCTTACGTTGGGGATAACTCGTTTATTGGTTTTCGCTCTACGGTATTTAATGCCAAGGTGGGAGCAGGTTGCATCGTCATGATGCACGCTTTAATTAAGGACGTAGAAGTTCCCCCTGGTAAGTACGTTCCTTCAGGAGCGATCATCACTAATCAAAAGCAGGCCGATCGCTTGCCAGATGTGCAACCTCAAGACAGGGATTTTGCTCATCACGTAATTGGGATTAATCAAGCATTGCGGGCTGGATATCTTTGTGCTGCGGATAGCAAGTGTATTGCCCCCCTTCGCAATGATCAAGTTAAATCTTATACAAGTAATACAGTTATTGGGTTAGAAAGGAGTAGTGAAGTGGCAAGCAACAGCTTGGGTGCAGAAACCATAGAGCAGGTACGCTATTTATTAGAGCAAGGCTATAAGATTGGGACAGAACACGTAGATCAAAGAAGATTTCGTACAGGTTCTTGGACTAGTTGCCAGCCAATTGAAGGTAGATCCGTAGGAGATGCCTTAGCAGCTTTAGAAGCTTGTTTAGCTGACCATAGTGGTGAGTATGTACGTTTATTCGGCATTGACCCCAAAGGTAAACGGCGAGTTTTAGAAACAATTATCCAACGTCCCGATGGTGTGGTGGCAGGTTCTACCAGCTTCAAAGCGCCTGCTAGTAACACCAATGGCAATGGTAGCTACCACAGCAACGGCAATGGTAACGGTTATAGTAACGGTGCAGCCAGTGGTAAAGTCAGTGCTGAAACCGTAGACCAAATTCGCCAGTTATTGGCTGGTGGTTACAAAATTGGCACAGAACACGTAGATGAGCGTCGCTTCCGTACAGGTTCCTGGAATAGCTGTAAGCCAATTGAAGCAAACTCCCCAGGTGAAGTAGTGGCGGCTTTAGAAGAATGTATCGACAGTCATCAAGGTGAGTACATCCGCCTCATCGGCATTGACCCGAAAGCCAAACGGCGTGTATTGGAAAGTATTATCCAACGTCCCAACGGTCAAGTAGCTCCATCGACGAGTAGCCCCAGAACCGTCGTGAGTGCCTCATCTGCTTCATCCGGAACAGCTACCGCAACAGCTACCCGCTTAAGTACAGAAGTAGTAGATCAGGTGCGGCAAATACTGGGTGGTGGGTATAAACTCAGCATTGAACACGTAGATCAAAGAAGATTCCGTACTGGTTCTTGGACTAGTACCGGGGCAATTTCCGCTACTTCCGAAAGAGAAGCGATCGCAGTCATAGAAGCCTCCTTATCCGAATTTGCTGGAGAATATGTGCGCTTGATTGGTATCGACCCCAAAGCCAAGAGGCGAGTGTTGGAAACAATCATTCAGCGTCCATAG
- a CDS encoding CO2 hydration protein, protein MVNIKNKPANKPLAEYIERLQIGEALLVDSPRNVLEVVGILKSYGIVLDAYSKNLIYIAENQFLVFFPFFKYFNGEVSWGNLLRHWWHDRINFEYAEYCMKAMMWHGGGGLDAYLDTTEFQRRAETVIQAKFANNPLVKGINQLFPDFLTENLRVSAYYSGLGQFWRVMADIFLELSDLYDQGKIQTIPEVVEHIKAGLVADAMKPITYAVKIQNKVYEIIPKSLGLTFLADTAIPYVEAVFFRGTPFLGTVSYNAQAYQIPPDQSRFQYGALYADPLPIGGAGIPPTLLMQDMRHYLPEYLHEIYRQSPRGEDDLLVQICITFQKSMFCVTTATILGLMPYSLDTKEPSEQKANQVYFEKWMDRFVTSRLVDVNK, encoded by the coding sequence ATGGTAAATATTAAAAATAAACCAGCTAATAAACCTTTGGCTGAATATATCGAACGCCTGCAAATAGGAGAAGCTTTACTTGTAGATAGTCCCCGAAATGTTTTAGAAGTTGTGGGCATTCTCAAAAGTTATGGGATTGTTTTAGATGCTTATTCTAAAAACCTCATTTATATTGCCGAAAATCAATTTTTAGTATTTTTTCCATTTTTTAAATATTTCAATGGCGAAGTTTCTTGGGGAAATTTACTCCGTCATTGGTGGCATGATAGAATTAATTTTGAATATGCAGAATATTGTATGAAAGCCATGATGTGGCACGGTGGCGGTGGCTTAGACGCATATTTAGACACTACAGAATTTCAACGCCGAGCCGAAACTGTTATTCAAGCGAAATTTGCGAACAATCCTTTGGTTAAAGGAATTAATCAACTGTTTCCTGATTTTTTAACGGAAAATTTAAGAGTATCTGCTTACTATAGTGGTTTGGGTCAGTTTTGGCGAGTTATGGCTGATATTTTCCTGGAATTATCAGACCTTTATGACCAAGGCAAAATCCAGACTATTCCCGAAGTTGTAGAGCATATAAAAGCTGGGTTAGTCGCAGATGCTATGAAGCCAATTACCTATGCGGTGAAAATCCAAAATAAAGTCTATGAAATTATTCCCAAAAGTTTAGGTTTGACTTTCTTGGCAGATACGGCAATACCTTATGTAGAGGCAGTATTTTTTAGAGGAACTCCCTTTTTAGGAACAGTTTCCTATAATGCTCAAGCTTATCAAATTCCTCCTGACCAATCTCGATTTCAATATGGCGCATTATACGCTGACCCTCTACCTATTGGTGGCGCAGGTATTCCACCTACCTTGCTCATGCAGGATATGCGTCATTATTTACCAGAGTATTTACATGAAATTTATCGCCAAAGTCCCAGAGGTGAGGATGATTTGCTAGTGCAGATTTGTATTACTTTCCAAAAGTCAATGTTTTGCGTCACTACAGCCACCATTTTGGGATTGATGCCTTATTCTCTGGATACCAAGGAACCATCAGAACAGAAAGCTAACCAAGTTTATTTTGAAAAGTGGATGGATAGATTTGTCACATCACGCTTGGTTGATGTGAATAAGTAA
- a CDS encoding carbon dioxide-concentrating mechanism protein CcmK: MPIAVGMIETKGFPAVVEAADAMVKAARVTLVGYEKIGSARVTVIVRGDVSEVQASVAAGIEAARRVNGGEVVSTHIIARPHENLEYVLPIRYTEAVEQFRT, from the coding sequence ATGCCAATTGCAGTTGGAATGATTGAGACTAAAGGCTTTCCCGCAGTAGTAGAAGCTGCTGACGCGATGGTGAAAGCTGCCCGTGTAACTTTGGTAGGATATGAAAAAATTGGTAGTGCTAGAGTCACCGTAATTGTGCGGGGGGATGTCTCTGAGGTACAAGCCTCCGTAGCTGCTGGCATTGAAGCCGCCAGAAGAGTAAATGGTGGTGAAGTAGTATCTACCCACATCATTGCTCGCCCCCACGAAAACCTGGAATATGTCTTACCGATTCGGTACACAGAAGCCGTAGAACAGTTCCGCACCTAA
- a CDS encoding carbon dioxide-concentrating mechanism protein CcmK, whose protein sequence is MSIAVGMVETLGFPAVVEAADAMVKAARVTLVGYEKIGSGRVTVIVRGDVSEVQASVAAGVESVKRVNGGQVLSTHIIARPHENLEYVLPIRYTEDVEQFRENVNAIRPFGRRP, encoded by the coding sequence ATGTCTATTGCAGTGGGAATGGTAGAAACGCTAGGCTTTCCAGCAGTGGTAGAAGCAGCAGACGCAATGGTGAAAGCCGCTCGTGTCACTCTAGTAGGCTACGAGAAAATCGGTAGTGGTCGGGTAACAGTAATCGTTAGAGGCGATGTGTCTGAAGTACAAGCATCTGTAGCCGCAGGTGTGGAATCAGTTAAGCGCGTCAACGGCGGACAAGTATTGTCTACACACATCATTGCTCGTCCTCACGAAAACTTAGAATACGTCCTGCCAATTCGTTATACCGAAGATGTAGAACAGTTTCGGGAAAATGTGAACGCAATTCGTCCTTTCGGCAGAAGACCATAA